The sequence below is a genomic window from Nostoc flagelliforme CCNUN1.
GTGTGTCATACCTACCGTTGACCACGGTCCCCAATTGATACTTAGCCCTGGCAAACCTAGTAGCTTTCTTAGATGTGCCAGAGAATCTAAAAAGGTGTTTGCTGCTGCATAACTACTTAACCCTGAAGAAGTAAATATAGAGGCAGCTGAAGAGAAAAGTACAAAAAAGTCCAAAGGAATATCTTTGGTTAGGGTGTGTAGATTCCATGCACCACTCACTTTGGGTGCAAGAACTTTAGCAAACTGTTCCCATTGATGTTCTTGTAGCAAGCAAGCTTCATAGATACCTGCGGCATGGATAACGCCTCGCAACGGCGGTACAGATGTTTTGATTTGAGTGAGTAAAGAAGTCACTTGCTCAGCTTGTGATACATCAGCTTGGACTACTACAACCTGAGTTCCCGTTTCTTCAAGTGCCCTCAGAGTTTCTGTAGCCGCTGAGTCAGGTTTGCTACGCCCTACTAGAACTAAGTGCTTTGCCCCATGCTTGACCATCCATTGTGCTACTAGTAAACCAATTCCACCAAGACCACCTGTGATTAAATAGGTGCCATCGGCTTTTAGGTGCAAAGATTTTTTGACAATTTTATCACTGCGTACTAATCGTTTAACATACCGTTGCCCGTTGCGAAAAGCTATATGATCACCACTAGTTGGCTTGGGTGAACAAATTTCTGCAAAAAGGCTCTGTGCATTGTTATTTCCTACAGGGTCTAAATCTACTAGAGTACAATTAAATTCTGGATGCTCATCTTTAATTACTTTTCCTAATCCCCACACAGGCGATTGGGCTACTCCAAGAAGAGTAGATTCTACACCGACTCGTTGCGCTCCTTGAGTCACCAGCCACAAGGTAGGAGGCGGGGAAAATTCTTTACGAATCAAAGACTGGACTAGGGACAAGACACCTCCACATCCTGTTTGCGAGGCAACTTCTAAGTCTGCTACTGTTAAGGCATCTGCCAAAACTGTATCTATGCTCCACAAATAAACGACTCCACGCAAGGAAATTTTATCGCAAGCCACTTGTTCAAGTAGTAATTGCTGAAAGTGTTCTGGTAAGACTGGGTTGATGCTGAACTCTTGCTCTGCTATCTGTTTATACTCAGTACCAGAGTAGACGAGGATGCAAGCTTCTTGTTGCGATCGCAAAAGTCCACTTAACTGCTCACCAATACCTTGATTGTCAGCAAAAATTAACCAACTTCCTCGTTCTGTTTTGGTTTCCTGTAGTTTAGCTGCTTGAGCTAGAATCACCGCTTGCTGAGATACGTTTCCTGCATAACTTGGGACAATTGTTGCTACATCTTTAAAGCCACTATCATGCAATAACTTCTGCCAACTGTTAGTTGTCAGCAATGGGTAGTCGGGTCGCAACTGCAAATCATTGAAGCGCCACCACCCATCTGTGAGTCCAAAAATTAAATCCAGCCAGCGTGTTTTAAAAGTCCCTTCCAGCAGCAATAACATCCCTTGAGGAGCTAATAATTTTTGTACATGCTGCAAGGTCACTTGCAAATCCTTGGTAGCGTGCAACACGTTAGCTGCGATAATTAAATCGTACCTATGGTGCTCAAATCCTTGCAATTGTGGCTCTTTTTCGATGTCCAATAACTGATAATTGACAAAGGAAAAATCTTGAAACTTTTGTTTCGCCTGAGCAAGGAATAAAGGAGATAGATCAGTAAAGACATATTCTGTCTGCTGGGCATTGAAAGATGGCAGTAGGTAAGAGGTGGTTCCCCCGGTTCCGGCACCAATTTCTAATACTCGCAGCGGTCGTCCTGATGGCAAATGTTTTACTACTGATAAAACAGCCTGTTGCATTAGGGTGTTCATCACTTTCGCCCCTGGTGAATCCTGATACAGCCCGGCTGCTGTGGTTAAGTCGCCTTCGGGAAATAGCAAATCCAGTGGATTACGTTCTCCCCGCAGTACTTGTGCCAGATTTGACCCACACCGATGCAACAGGTTAAGTTCGGCAGAAGCATCTGGGTATTTAGATAAAAGGTCACCTATTTGTGACTGAAGGTGCTGTATCTGAGGCACTTCTACCACATGCCATTGTTCGCCCTTGCACTCGAGTATCCCAACTTCCACAAGCATTTCCAACAGACGATGCATTAGCCGCTCTTGTTGGCTGACCACATCTAACTGCTGTACTATTTCTGTAACAGAAAAGTGTTGCCCCAACTGAAAATTCCATCCCATTTCTTGGAATGCTGTGACTACATAAGCAATACTCAAAGCTTCCAGTTGAACTAATACTTCCCCATATAATTGATAATGCTGCGACATCAACTGCTCTGCTTGAGCCTCTAGGATCTCGCGAATTTCTCTTGGAGCAGGTATGTCATCTCCAATTGACTGCTGCTGTATACTCCCTTGAGGTCGCCATACTATTTCATAGCATAAGTTTTGGATGAAGTCTGGTACATGGTGTTGCTTGTGTTCCTTGACTAAGACTGATAACAGTTCAGGCAGTAATTTTATCTGTTCAGAAGAAAAATTTCCTGATGAAAGCACTAACTTAGCTAACTGTTCAATATTTCCCGCCTCAAGCAAATTAGTGATAGGACTGTGGCTATTTTCTGGCGATAAAGACTCTGCTTGTTGATATCTTTGTTCAGAAGTTTCAATCCAATAGCGTTGCCGCTCAAAGGGATAAGTTGGCAAACTTATCAACTCTCGCCCATAACCCCTGTCAAAACCAGACCAGTCTACAGATACTCCACAAGTATATAATTTTCCTAAACTCTGGAGTAAAAGCTTCCAATCATCCTGCCCTTGACGCAGGCTTGGGAGCATTACGCCGACTCCTTCTGGAAGACAGTTGCGCCCCATCCCCAATAAGATAGGTTTTGGTCCAATCTCAACAAATATCTCATAACCATCAGCTTGAAGTGTCTTTAAACTGTCAGCAAACCGCACACACTCGCGTAAGTGTCTCACCCAATACTCAGGCGTAATATCTTTTTTAGTTAATCGTTCTGCTGTCAGGTTGGAGATTAAGTCAATTTGAGGAGCAGCATATGTGATACTAGCAGCAATTTGATGGAATTCTGCCAGCATTGGCTCCATCAGCGGTGAGTGGAAGGCATGGGAAACCTGTAGCTTTTTTGTCTTAATCCCTTGTGCTTCCAAAGCAGTACAAATTGACAAAACTGCCTGCCGTTCTCCAGAAATTACAGTATTCTCAGGTGTATTTATAGCAGCAATAGATATTTTTTCATTGTTTATTTCAGTAATAGCCCGTATAGTCTCTGATGCCGCAAACACTACAGCCATTTCTCCTTCAGGCGGCAAACTCTGCATCAGGCGGCTTCTTTGGGCAACCAGCTTCAGTCCATCTTCCAGGCTCAAGACTCCCGCCACAGTTGCAGCAACGTATTCCCCTAAGCTATGACCCATCACTGCGGTGGGTACGACACCCCAAGATTTCCATAACTGAGAGAGTGCATATTCAATGGCAAATAAAGCAGGTTGGGTGTAAGCGGTCTGGTCTAATAGCGAAGTCTCTCCTGCTTGGGGGTAAAGAACGGTTAGCAGCGACTTACCCAGATAGGAACGTAAAATTTCATCACAACGGTCTAAGGTTTGCCGAAAGATGGGCGCAGTTTCGTAGAGTTGGCGTCCCATGCCAGTATATTGCGAACCTTGTCCAGTGAATAAAAATGCGACTAGTGGACGCTTCTTGCTTTTTACCTGACCACTGACAACTGTGGTAGTCTCCTCCGAAGCCGTAAAAGCAGATAGTTCTTTTTGCAA
It includes:
- a CDS encoding type I polyketide synthase is translated as MRKGKEPIAIIGIGCRFPSANNPEAFWQLLHNGVDAIKEVPPSRWDIEAFYDPNTGKADKMNTRWGGFLEQVDRFDPQFFGIAPREAISMDPKQRILLEVTWEALENASQVPKRLVATPTGVFIGISSYDYYELLMRNPSNIDAYTATGNNNCIAAHRISYTFDFTGPSIAIDTACSSSLVAVHLACQSLWSGECSLALAGGVHVMLSPWVTVSFAQGGFLAPDGRCKTFDAGANGYVRGEGAGIVVLKPLSQALADGDRIYAVIQGSAVNQDGRSNGLTAPNPNAQEAVLREAYFKAGVSPGKIQYIEAHGTGTKLGDPIEMKALGKVLAEGRPQGSYCKVGSVKTNIGHLEAAAGIAGLIKVALSLKHRQIPPNLHFQQPNPYIPFDKLPLRVQQTLEPWPQGNDLAIAGVSSFGFGGTNAHVVLAEAPSESQKSKVSQRGLGGFPHERLANPEGVKSQKKEAIERPLHLLTLSVKSEKALLEMAQNYQEFLLNHPEVSLADVCFTANTARTHFDYRLAVLAESNEQLQKELSAFTASEETTTVVSGQVKSKKRPLVAFLFTGQGSQYTGMGRQLYETAPIFRQTLDRCDEILRSYLGKSLLTVLYPQAGETSLLDQTAYTQPALFAIEYALSQLWKSWGVVPTAVMGHSLGEYVAATVAGVLSLEDGLKLVAQRSRLMQSLPPEGEMAVVFAASETIRAITEINNEKISIAAINTPENTVISGERQAVLSICTALEAQGIKTKKLQVSHAFHSPLMEPMLAEFHQIAASITYAAPQIDLISNLTAERLTKKDITPEYWVRHLRECVRFADSLKTLQADGYEIFVEIGPKPILLGMGRNCLPEGVGVMLPSLRQGQDDWKLLLQSLGKLYTCGVSVDWSGFDRGYGRELISLPTYPFERQRYWIETSEQRYQQAESLSPENSHSPITNLLEAGNIEQLAKLVLSSGNFSSEQIKLLPELLSVLVKEHKQHHVPDFIQNLCYEIVWRPQGSIQQQSIGDDIPAPREIREILEAQAEQLMSQHYQLYGEVLVQLEALSIAYVVTAFQEMGWNFQLGQHFSVTEIVQQLDVVSQQERLMHRLLEMLVEVGILECKGEQWHVVEVPQIQHLQSQIGDLLSKYPDASAELNLLHRCGSNLAQVLRGERNPLDLLFPEGDLTTAAGLYQDSPGAKVMNTLMQQAVLSVVKHLPSGRPLRVLEIGAGTGGTTSYLLPSFNAQQTEYVFTDLSPLFLAQAKQKFQDFSFVNYQLLDIEKEPQLQGFEHHRYDLIIAANVLHATKDLQVTLQHVQKLLAPQGMLLLLEGTFKTRWLDLIFGLTDGWWRFNDLQLRPDYPLLTTNSWQKLLHDSGFKDVATIVPSYAGNVSQQAVILAQAAKLQETKTERGSWLIFADNQGIGEQLSGLLRSQQEACILVYSGTEYKQIAEQEFSINPVLPEHFQQLLLEQVACDKISLRGVVYLWSIDTVLADALTVADLEVASQTGCGGVLSLVQSLIRKEFSPPPTLWLVTQGAQRVGVESTLLGVAQSPVWGLGKVIKDEHPEFNCTLVDLDPVGNNNAQSLFAEICSPKPTSGDHIAFRNGQRYVKRLVRSDKIVKKSLHLKADGTYLITGGLGGIGLLVAQWMVKHGAKHLVLVGRSKPDSAATETLRALEETGTQVVVVQADVSQAEQVTSLLTQIKTSVPPLRGVIHAAGIYEACLLQEHQWEQFAKVLAPKVSGAWNLHTLTKDIPLDFFVLFSSAASIFTSSGLSSYAAANTFLDSLAHLRKLLGLPGLSINWGPWSTVGMTHVVGNRRFAQLIAQGVEPLESQQVLEILEQLVQKDTVQFGVIHINWSKFLEQFRVGEYPALIAELVPKVKKLERAEQKAAQLPQILDQLKTASTEKRQSLLIIYLQQQIAKALGMNALGLNIMQPLNQMGLDSLMVIELRNRLRAELGVDISVAKFLDGLSVVGLTKLVSEQLFEVNSTSKAFVPPTTTSSKNSRIRGEL